In Hahella sp. KA22, one genomic interval encodes:
- the map gene encoding type I methionyl aminopeptidase → MTIETEQDLLHLKHIGGIVATILQEMIVRTEPGMTTSELDAIGKALFEQYEAQSAPLVSYNFPGYTCISVNEEAAHGIPRDRVIRPGDIVNIDVSGEKNGYFADTGGTFIVPPSTPQKDRLLHATKLALRNAAAKARAGENLNVIGKEIQKVAKDKGFKIIRNLCSHGVGRSLHEDPKEILGYYDPREERRLHKGLVITIEPFLSTKSKHVTEARDGWTLVGAAGNLSAQFEHTMVITNGQPILVTVPHSA, encoded by the coding sequence ATGACCATAGAAACAGAGCAAGATTTACTACACCTGAAACATATCGGCGGCATTGTCGCGACGATTTTGCAGGAGATGATAGTGCGCACTGAGCCGGGGATGACGACCTCAGAGCTGGACGCCATTGGCAAGGCGTTGTTTGAACAATATGAGGCTCAGTCGGCTCCGTTGGTGTCTTATAACTTTCCCGGTTATACCTGCATCAGCGTGAACGAAGAAGCGGCGCACGGCATTCCTAGGGATCGCGTTATTCGCCCCGGAGACATCGTTAATATTGATGTTTCGGGCGAAAAGAACGGTTATTTCGCGGACACCGGGGGCACCTTTATCGTGCCGCCATCCACGCCTCAAAAAGACCGGTTGTTACATGCGACCAAGTTGGCGTTGCGCAACGCCGCGGCGAAAGCGCGAGCAGGTGAGAATCTGAATGTCATCGGCAAGGAAATCCAGAAAGTCGCCAAGGACAAAGGCTTCAAAATTATCAGAAATCTGTGCAGCCATGGCGTAGGGCGCAGCTTGCACGAAGATCCGAAGGAGATTCTGGGCTATTACGATCCTCGCGAAGAACGGCGCTTGCACAAAGGGCTGGTCATCACCATCGAACCTTTTCTGTCCACCAAGAGCAAACACGTCACGGAAGCCCGCGACGGCTGGACCCTGGTTGGCGCCGCAGGGAATTTATCCGCCCAGTTTGAACATACGATGGTAATCACCAACGGACAGCCCATATTGGTGACCGTGCCACATAGCGCTTAG
- a CDS encoding sensor domain-containing diguanylate cyclase, translating to MYKDVDISRLPVLESRADVALFDLHPDVIFIFDLDVHAFWWANAAGVAFWGLDNLQQVIDKDMSGDTASARRRMRQTFEKAALEGVSVNSWTAYPEQKPKRLHMRHRAVLLGPERHRGTIAFISDGGPPGDNPEQCLFTEAIHYTSVAVTSFSLGGQPLFENPIATELYGYAVREGAPAGVSVFESRFHDLEEGRERLRQGQALLDSSQDHLMITRRGVRKHTVDMRASRHPVSGEYVILVSEYDISALQNALDESERAKSELKKLAHYDALTGVPTVRLCKDRLDRMIAVARRNEGVAALLFIDLDGFKAVNDQHGHDAGDCLLKEVAVRLQSSVRASDTVGRIGGDEFIVLIPDLQQREHAGLVAHQIIKTLSMPVTVTSNDGSEVEVYIGASIGVASYPDNGDDPEALLRNADAAMYQIKRLGKNNYGYA from the coding sequence TTGTATAAAGACGTCGATATCAGTCGCCTTCCGGTATTGGAGTCCCGCGCTGACGTTGCGCTCTTTGATTTGCATCCCGATGTGATCTTTATTTTCGACCTGGATGTTCATGCCTTCTGGTGGGCCAATGCCGCGGGCGTAGCATTCTGGGGGCTAGATAATCTTCAACAGGTGATCGACAAGGACATGTCCGGCGATACCGCCAGTGCGCGCCGTCGTATGCGGCAGACTTTCGAGAAAGCGGCGCTGGAAGGCGTCTCTGTCAATTCCTGGACCGCCTATCCTGAGCAAAAGCCCAAACGTCTGCATATGCGTCATCGGGCGGTTCTGCTGGGGCCTGAGCGCCATCGCGGCACCATCGCCTTCATCTCCGATGGCGGGCCGCCAGGAGATAATCCTGAACAATGCTTATTCACCGAAGCGATTCATTACACTTCCGTGGCGGTGACCAGTTTCTCCCTGGGCGGACAGCCCTTGTTTGAAAACCCCATCGCCACCGAGCTATACGGATATGCGGTGAGGGAGGGCGCGCCGGCAGGGGTTTCCGTGTTCGAAAGCCGTTTTCATGATCTGGAGGAAGGCAGAGAGAGGCTGCGCCAAGGGCAGGCGTTGCTGGACAGCTCGCAGGACCACTTGATGATCACCCGCCGCGGCGTCCGCAAGCACACCGTGGATATGCGCGCGAGCCGGCATCCGGTGAGCGGCGAATACGTGATACTGGTGTCCGAATACGATATCAGTGCGCTGCAAAACGCGCTGGATGAGTCAGAAAGAGCCAAGTCTGAGCTGAAAAAGCTGGCGCACTACGATGCGCTGACCGGCGTGCCCACGGTGCGCCTGTGCAAGGATCGACTTGACCGCATGATCGCCGTCGCCAGGCGCAATGAGGGCGTCGCGGCGCTGTTGTTCATCGACCTGGATGGCTTCAAGGCGGTGAATGACCAGCACGGCCATGACGCCGGCGATTGTCTGCTGAAGGAAGTGGCGGTGCGCCTGCAATCTTCCGTACGCGCTTCGGATACCGTAGGCAGAATCGGCGGCGATGAATTTATCGTGTTGATCCCGGATCTGCAGCAGCGCGAGCATGCGGGTCTGGTCGCCCACCAGATTATCAAGACGCTCTCCATGCCGGTGACCGTGACTTCAAACGACGGCAGTGAAGTGGAAGTGTATATCGGGGCCAGTATTGGCGTGGCGTCGTACCCCGATAACGGCGATGATCCGGAAGCCTTGCTGCGTAACGCGGACGCGGCGATGTATCAGATCAAACGACTGGGCAAGAATAATTACGGTTACGCGTAA
- a CDS encoding VOC family protein — protein MELDHIFICVSEEAPEGDVLTAFGLTEGSANTHPGQGTANRRFFFHNAFIELLYLNNPQEADSELTRPTMLLERLTQCGADVSPFGVCFRPETGKERSPAPFKSWDYRPQYLPETLRVEVGESPLSEPMWFYLEFASRPDQAAPERAQPLTHATGFREVTRVCVTSPNRETPSDAAIKATTVSGFEMAAGDESLLEIGFDHEKEGKHHDFRPHLPLIFRW, from the coding sequence ATGGAATTGGACCACATTTTTATCTGCGTATCGGAAGAGGCCCCGGAAGGGGATGTGTTAACCGCCTTTGGTTTGACGGAAGGCTCCGCGAATACTCACCCTGGTCAGGGCACGGCTAATCGCCGTTTTTTCTTCCACAACGCCTTTATCGAGCTGTTGTATTTAAACAATCCCCAAGAAGCGGACAGTGAGCTGACGCGGCCTACAATGCTTCTGGAACGGCTCACCCAATGCGGTGCAGATGTTTCACCATTTGGCGTCTGCTTTCGACCTGAGACAGGTAAGGAGCGAAGCCCAGCACCGTTCAAAAGCTGGGACTACCGTCCCCAGTACCTGCCGGAAACCCTGCGCGTGGAAGTCGGCGAATCGCCATTAAGCGAACCTATGTGGTTTTACCTGGAGTTTGCCAGCAGACCAGACCAAGCCGCCCCTGAACGCGCACAGCCACTAACGCACGCCACCGGTTTCAGAGAAGTTACACGTGTTTGCGTGACATCCCCCAATAGAGAAACGCCCTCCGACGCCGCCATTAAGGCGACCACTGTGAGTGGATTTGAGATGGCGGCGGGGGATGAGAGCCTATTGGAAATAGGCTTTGATCACGAAAAAGAGGGAAAGCATCACGACTTCCGGCCTCATTTGCCGTTGATATTCCGGTGGTGA
- a CDS encoding efflux RND transporter periplasmic adaptor subunit, with protein sequence MLKKLLWVFAGLVVVALIVGGIIQVKMQQFDTMGAAAAQMTMPPTPVNTYTVEQSQWRPRVSLVGSVKPVQGTVINTEIDGTVKEIKFSAGADVKAGDVLVLFDDQIERAELREAEVAAERAQLSLTRAKELSKTRNISQLEFDNAENDVKQAQARLNYNRAVIAKKTLRAPFDGKLGIRQISVGQFLDRGTPVVSLQALNPVYVEFSLSQRRLGELAEGLKVEVVTDAYPDQKFVGKITAFNPDVDPNTRNVRVQATLDNPEGKLRPGMFVAIDMILAQTRDVLFIPSTAVLHGPYGSSVYIVDEGEAKDGGDAPLVLRQQLVRLGETQGDFVIVVEGVKPGDRVVSTGSFKLMPGMSVLIDNKMAPDFKLNPQPKNT encoded by the coding sequence ATGCTTAAAAAGCTCCTATGGGTGTTCGCTGGCCTTGTCGTCGTGGCGCTCATCGTTGGGGGGATCATCCAGGTCAAGATGCAGCAGTTCGACACCATGGGGGCCGCCGCGGCGCAGATGACCATGCCGCCGACGCCGGTCAACACCTATACCGTCGAACAGTCGCAATGGCGTCCGCGCGTCTCCTTGGTGGGTTCCGTCAAACCGGTGCAGGGAACGGTGATCAACACGGAAATCGATGGGACGGTTAAAGAAATCAAATTCTCCGCCGGCGCGGACGTGAAAGCCGGCGATGTTCTGGTTCTGTTCGATGATCAGATCGAACGCGCCGAGTTAAGGGAGGCGGAAGTAGCCGCTGAGCGCGCCCAGTTAAGCCTGACCCGCGCCAAAGAACTGAGCAAAACGCGCAATATCTCCCAGCTTGAATTCGACAACGCGGAAAACGACGTGAAACAGGCGCAGGCGCGACTGAATTACAACCGCGCGGTGATCGCCAAGAAGACGTTGCGGGCGCCCTTCGACGGCAAGCTGGGCATTCGCCAGATCAGTGTCGGCCAGTTCCTGGACAGGGGCACGCCTGTCGTGTCCCTGCAAGCGTTGAATCCTGTGTATGTGGAGTTTTCGCTGTCGCAGCGTCGTCTGGGCGAGCTGGCGGAAGGACTGAAAGTGGAAGTCGTCACCGACGCTTATCCAGACCAGAAGTTTGTCGGCAAAATCACCGCGTTCAACCCGGACGTCGACCCCAACACCCGTAACGTGCGGGTGCAGGCGACCCTGGACAACCCTGAGGGCAAACTGCGCCCGGGTATGTTTGTGGCGATTGATATGATTCTGGCGCAGACGCGTGACGTGCTGTTTATCCCCTCTACAGCGGTATTGCACGGCCCTTACGGTTCTTCCGTCTACATAGTTGATGAAGGCGAAGCCAAAGACGGCGGCGATGCGCCGCTGGTCTTGCGGCAGCAACTGGTGCGGCTGGGAGAAACCCAGGGCGACTTCGTCATCGTGGTCGAAGGCGTGAAACCCGGCGACCGTGTGGTGTCCACCGGCTCATTCAAGTTGATGCCCGGTATGTCCGTGCTCATCGACAACAAGATGGCTCCGGATTTCAAACTTAATCCGCAACCCAAGAACACCTGA
- a CDS encoding pyridoxal-dependent decarboxylase yields MEMTSPRRKFVSRDVLKQVKSHLKQGLVGAPLLDDTSIAGWFMGTKGENLDVVKKLLSAVVEKTLEGRTNQFPEDPGYITDKVKSSDAYVQALQNIEQRSDDLLSLLTQYSVPFSSLRYQGHMTWDITLPAIIGYLSGMLQNQNNVTPQAAPATTLLEIVAANDVAQMAGFNVRPLENDSESAEPRSWSHITSGGTVANIESVWAARELKYMPLGIKYSMEDGQAYASIRDSLTLPDGQRVADASAWRLLNLMQDDALNLPGKMASLLSVDEATVWKTLGEGYSLNSRGMTFFQNKYLAAENIKAPAIIVPSTKHYSWVKSAAVLGLGGGQKGLTEAQMADINVIGDDAVLNVYVDEEGRVKTDLLQAVLNTCKQNKKPILLNVAVFGSTEEGAVDPVEKILQIREGFRRDAEPFEYAVHTDGAWGGYFMACIRKPFEMGSEPQQGAQATDQFDNSDTWFRASVYESMAHVHRCDSATIDPHKMGYIPYPAGSLTYRNEKIINLLSFSAPYISSEGDSDSINTRNIGESGLEGSKPGAAATAVYLSHQTIRPDKRGYGHIINQSMLNSKLFYLYLATMDIAFPDDKFDLILLTPMPKDQEMQRKAIAETLWKRQVSKRDLLQHREISSFLTKVSGDQNIVDYVFVDKNDRSLERTLQLNNDLFDKLSVPPGQPVSPDQVFVSMTTFNRDDYGDDFMNALGERLFENPQQVNAIPCIRSVILDPWAIYTHEHDQMGLYNFFTDIFLPKLRKEVNLLCSQ; encoded by the coding sequence ATGGAAATGACTTCCCCAAGAAGGAAATTTGTCTCACGCGATGTTCTAAAACAAGTTAAATCCCATTTAAAACAAGGCCTGGTTGGCGCGCCCTTATTGGATGACACCTCCATCGCCGGTTGGTTTATGGGCACGAAAGGCGAAAATCTTGACGTAGTGAAGAAGCTGTTGAGCGCCGTTGTCGAGAAAACGCTGGAAGGACGCACCAATCAGTTTCCGGAAGATCCCGGATATATCACCGATAAAGTGAAGTCTTCCGATGCCTACGTGCAGGCGCTACAGAATATCGAGCAGCGCAGCGACGACCTTCTCAGCCTATTGACCCAATACTCCGTCCCCTTCTCCAGCCTGCGTTATCAAGGGCATATGACCTGGGACATCACTCTGCCGGCGATTATCGGCTACCTGTCCGGCATGCTGCAGAACCAGAATAACGTTACGCCACAGGCTGCGCCGGCGACGACATTACTGGAGATCGTCGCCGCCAACGACGTGGCGCAAATGGCCGGCTTCAATGTGCGTCCCCTGGAAAATGACAGCGAGTCCGCCGAACCGCGTTCCTGGTCGCATATCACCAGCGGCGGCACGGTCGCCAACATCGAAAGCGTTTGGGCCGCCCGCGAACTCAAGTACATGCCTCTGGGCATTAAATACTCTATGGAAGACGGGCAAGCTTACGCCTCCATTCGCGACAGCCTCACCCTGCCTGACGGCCAACGTGTCGCCGACGCCAGCGCCTGGCGTCTGCTCAACCTGATGCAGGACGACGCATTGAACCTGCCGGGCAAAATGGCCAGTTTGCTCAGCGTGGACGAAGCGACCGTCTGGAAGACGCTGGGAGAAGGCTATTCCCTCAACTCCAGAGGCATGACCTTCTTCCAGAATAAATATCTGGCGGCGGAAAACATCAAAGCGCCTGCGATCATTGTCCCCTCCACCAAGCATTACTCCTGGGTGAAGTCAGCCGCCGTGCTTGGCCTGGGCGGCGGTCAGAAAGGCTTGACCGAAGCGCAGATGGCGGACATCAACGTGATTGGCGACGACGCCGTGCTGAATGTCTATGTGGATGAAGAAGGCAGAGTGAAAACCGATCTGCTGCAGGCCGTACTGAACACCTGTAAGCAGAACAAAAAGCCCATCCTGCTTAACGTCGCTGTCTTCGGCTCCACCGAAGAAGGCGCGGTGGACCCGGTGGAAAAAATACTGCAGATCCGTGAGGGCTTCCGTCGCGACGCAGAACCCTTCGAGTATGCGGTGCATACCGACGGCGCCTGGGGCGGCTATTTTATGGCTTGCATCCGCAAGCCCTTTGAGATGGGCTCCGAACCGCAGCAGGGCGCACAGGCAACAGATCAGTTCGACAACAGCGACACTTGGTTCAGAGCGTCGGTGTACGAAAGTATGGCCCATGTCCACCGTTGCGACAGCGCCACGATTGATCCGCACAAAATGGGTTACATCCCCTACCCGGCGGGCAGCCTGACTTACCGCAATGAGAAAATCATCAACCTGCTGAGTTTCAGCGCGCCTTATATCAGTTCGGAAGGCGACAGCGACAGCATCAACACCCGCAATATCGGCGAATCCGGCCTGGAAGGCTCCAAGCCCGGCGCGGCGGCCACCGCGGTTTACCTTAGCCATCAGACTATTCGTCCAGACAAGCGCGGCTATGGCCATATCATCAACCAGAGCATGCTGAACTCGAAGTTGTTCTACCTGTATCTGGCGACTATGGACATCGCCTTCCCGGACGACAAGTTCGATCTGATTCTGCTGACTCCGATGCCCAAAGATCAGGAAATGCAGCGCAAAGCCATTGCCGAAACATTGTGGAAGCGTCAGGTCTCCAAGCGTGACCTGCTGCAGCATCGCGAAATCAGTTCGTTCCTGACCAAGGTCTCCGGCGACCAGAATATCGTGGACTATGTGTTCGTCGATAAGAACGATCGTTCACTGGAGCGGACGCTGCAGCTTAACAACGACCTGTTCGACAAACTCAGCGTACCGCCAGGGCAGCCGGTCTCTCCCGACCAAGTGTTCGTATCCATGACTACCTTTAACCGGGATGATTACGGCGACGACTTTATGAACGCCCTGGGCGAGCGCCTGTTTGAAAATCCCCAGCAGGTGAACGCCATTCCCTGCATCCGTTCCGTCATTCTGGACCCATGGGCGATCTATACCCATGAGCATGATCAGATGGGGCTGTACAACTTCTTTACGGATATCTTCCTGCCGAAACTGAGAAAAGAAGTGAACCTCTTGTGCAGTCAGTAA